A region of Lycium barbarum isolate Lr01 chromosome 1, ASM1917538v2, whole genome shotgun sequence DNA encodes the following proteins:
- the LOC132621511 gene encoding uncharacterized protein LOC132621511 yields MDVEILSTTNVGLQRMICSVVLETALAAQKSLLSLLFMSEFLCLYPDLVGVEKRFPFGELKRATVPDNEPKDSSDTEDDDDDDEDEDGEGTDNDEDDDEEGGSDDDDDDEEDSDGDDAGANGNGGHDDDSDDEDDDENDDSDDEEDDDDDEEEDNQPPYKKIK; encoded by the exons ATGGATGTGGAGATACTTTCCACCACCAATGTGGGTTTGCAGAGAATGATTTGTTCAGTGGTGCTTGAAACTGCTTTGGCTGCTCAAAaatctcttctttctcttctcttcatG AGTGAATTTCTATGCTTGTACCCTGACCTTGTTGGAGTAGAGAAGAG GTTTCCTTTTGGTGAGCTTAAAAGAGCTACTGTGCCAGATAATGAACCCAAAGATTCAAGTGATactgaggatgatgatgatgatgatgaagatgaagatggcGAGGGCACCGATAATGACgaagatgatgatgaagaaggaggaagtgatgatgatgatgatgatgaagaggatTCTGATGGAGATGATGCTGGGGCAAATGGAAATGGAGGGCATGATGATGATTCCGATGACGAAGATGACGATGAAAATGATGATTCCGATGATgaagaggatgatgatgatgacgaggaagaagataATCAACCACCGTATAAGAAGATAAAATGA